One Solanum pennellii chromosome 10, SPENNV200 genomic region harbors:
- the LOC107001781 gene encoding uncharacterized protein LOC107001781 codes for MMIQPLFALVFLEVLVILTLIFRTPLRKPVLMALDKSKQGRGPVIVKSAGGTLFVVLVSILFNVTLMQNRATDSGTVNPTDQVLLANHLLEASLLGFTLFLALVIDRLHYYIKELRLLRKTLEGEKKTNQSRDQVESAASKSPSTST; via the exons ATGATGATTCAACCATTATTCGcgcttgtatttcttgaagtgCTTGTGATATTGACCCTCATATTCCGAACCCCTTTAAGGAAACCTGTTTTGATGGCATTAGATAAATCGAAGCAAGGGAGAGGACCTGTCATAGTAAAAAGTGCTGGAGGAACATTATTCGTGGTTTTAGTCTCCATCTTGTTCAACGTCACTCTAATGCAGAATCGCGCTACTGATTCTGGAACTGTTAATCCAACTGATCAAGTTTTGTTGGCTAATCATCTCTTAGAAGCCTCGCTCCTGG GGTTCACATTGTTTCTTGCTTTGGTCATAGATAGGCTTCATTACTACATAAAAGAGCTTCGTCTACTAAGGAAGACATTGGAGGGAGAAAAGAAAACGAACCAGAGTCGCGATCAGGTGGAAAGTGCAGCATCAAAAAGTCCGAGCACAAGTACATAA